Proteins co-encoded in one Pelobates fuscus isolate aPelFus1 chromosome 5, aPelFus1.pri, whole genome shotgun sequence genomic window:
- the LRRC45 gene encoding leucine-rich repeat-containing protein 45 isoform X1, with the protein MGTPEMDELQRSYVRLCHERGSEPQEAVLRQLEGARETAGGGRLDLSTQSLSMDSCEVLGILLQNDVTFTHVTLNDCMLSEEGSKHLLHGLRSNSVIKHLDLKGNNLRAEGAEVLGKFLRHNSSLISLTLEWNNLGMLDNAFSLFCDGLSFNQTLRKLDLRNNQINHTGAEELSMALKHNFSLQELDLRWNNMGLLGGRAMLSCMETNRNLLKLELSGNNIPSDILKAIEQAVEHNQERQTLKRDTVNQRQILTKEVQSLKQEKNKQFLNLMDTIDQQKEEMNRSNSRTTTLRLGKLQEALEDRKSVVNSLKSKLQMTEANLALSLQKALDVEKLLSHTKQTGISMREQQAKELRKEKEESASREAKLRQELASAHEKNLYYRSKVDELERRCKAQQQQLFDLKQELTDTGAELKIRAMQAEELLEAEKKRFRQSRDDTVVLHQKEVDHMARLLEDSEKAAQERMQRLEVTKLGLEEELNRLKVTLANERIHAAEEIQKVRSATQLEEQQHSAVLQDKLRTLAQSRDQAQNQVLQQQQQTGELQAQNSQLGLEIECLKRRIDGFNQELAKKEQQKLAEVTKARLELQERIGHLEAELVAQEGLKEKISTLERQLKVQSNSQREMMLDKEGEIASLVEKLRMKEAEILRMREEDAQRASLLQNAILSYIHRSPLNK; encoded by the exons ATGGGGACTCCAGAAATGGACGAACTACAGAGATCCTATGTGAGGCTGTGCCATGAGAGGGGATCAGAACCCCAGGAGGCCGTGCTGAGGCAGCTGGAGGGCGCCAGGGAAACAGCAGGAGGAGGGAGGCTAGACTTGTCCACTCAAAGCCTCTCCATGGACTCATGTGAAGTGCTGGGGATCCTGCTGCAGAATGATGTGACATTTACCCATGTGACCTTGAATGACTGCATGCTGAGCGAAGAAG GATCCAAACATCTTCTTCATGGCTTGCGTTCCAATTCTGTAATAAAGCACCTTGACTTGAAG GGCAATAATTTGCGagctgagggtgctgaggtttTAGGAAAGTTTTTGAGACACAACTCGTCGCTGATCAG ctTGACCCTGGAGTGGAATAACCTGGGCATGTTAGACAATGCTTTTTCTCTGTTTTGTGATGGGCTCTCCTTCAATCAAACACTGAGAAAACTGGATCTGCGCAACAACCAGATTAACCACACGGGGGCAGAGGAGCTGTCTATGGCCCTGAAACACAACTTCTCTTTACAAGAACTTG atctGCGCTGGAATAACATGGGTTTGCTTGGAGGGAGGGCCATGCTGAGCTGTATGGAAACTAACCGAAATCTGCTGAAGCTGGAGCTGTCTGGGAACAACATCCCTAGTGATATCTTGAAGGCGATTG AGCAGGCTGTTGAACACAACCAGGAAAGACAGACATTGAAGAGAGATACTGTAAACCAGAGGCAGATCCTCACTAAAGAAGTCCAAAGTCTGAAGCAAGAAAAGAATAAGCAG TTCCTAAACCTGATGGACACCATTGATCAGCAGAAGGAGGAAATGAACCGCAGCAACAG CAGAACAACCACTCTGCGGCTCGGAAAGCTTCAGGAAGCCTTGGAAGACCGGAAATCGGTGGTTAACTCCTTAAAATCCAA gTTGCAGATGACGGAAGCCAACTTGGCTTTATCACTGCAGAAAGCACTAGACGTGGAGAAGCTCCTGAGCCACACAAAGCAAACTGGCATTAGCATGAGGGAACAACAGGCCAAGGAActgaggaaggagaaggag GAGTCTGCATCTCGGGAAGCAAAACTTAGGCAAGAATTGGCATCTGCACATGAGAAAAATCTTTATTATCGCAGCAAG GTGGATGAGCTGGAACGGCGTTGCAAAGCCCAGCAGCAACAGCTGTTTGATCTGAAGCAGGAGCTGACGGACACAGGGGCTGAGCTGAAAATCAGAGCAATGCAGGCTGAAG AACTTCTGGAAGCTGAGAAGAAGAGATTCCGTCAGTCAAGAGATGACACGGTTGTTTTACATCAGAAAGAG GTGGACCACATGGCACGTCTCTTGGAGGACAGTGAGAAAGCCGCCCAAGAAAGGATGCAGCGCCTGGAAGTTACAAAGTTGGGACTGGAGGAG GAGCTGAATAGGCTGAAGGTAACCTTAGCCAATGAGAGGATTCATGCAGCAGAGGAGATCCAAAAGGTCCGCAGTGCGACACAGCTGGAGGAG CAGCAGCATTCTGCCGTTCTACAGGACAAGCTACGGACCCTTGCTCAGTCCCGAGATCAGGCTCAGAATCAAGTTCTACAGCaacagcagcagacaggagagctgcaggccCAGAACAGCCAACTAGGCCTTGAAATAGAGTGTCTGAAAAGGAGGATTGATGGGTTCAATCAG GAACTGGCCAAGAAAGAGCAACAGAAATTGGCTGAAGTCACAAAAGCGCGCCTTGAGCTTCAAGAGCGAATCGGACACCTTGAAGCAGAGCTGGTGGCTCAGGAGGGCCTTAAAGAGAAAATAAGCACTCTGGAGAGGCAGCTGAAAG TGCAATCCAACTCCCAACGTGAGATGATGCTGGACAAGGAGGGTGAGATCGCTTCATTGGTGGAGAAACTTCGAATGAAGGAAGCAGAGATTTTGAGGATGCGAGAGGAGGATGCACAGAGAGCTAGTCTGCTACAAAATGCCATTTTATCCTATATCCACAGATCTCCACTTAATAAGTAG
- the LRRC45 gene encoding leucine-rich repeat-containing protein 45 isoform X2, which yields MGTPEMDELQRSYVRLCHERGSEPQEAVLRQLEGARETAGGGRLDLSTQSLSMDSCEVLGILLQNDVTFTHVTLNDCMLSEEGSKHLLHGLRSNSVIKHLDLKGNNLRAEGAEVLGKFLRHNSSLISLTLEWNNLGMLDNAFSLFCDGLSFNQTLRKLDLRNNQINHTGAEELSMALKHNFSLQELDLRWNNMGLLGGRAMLSCMETNRNLLKLELSGNNIPSDILKAIEQAVEHNQERQTLKRDTVNQRQILTKEVQSLKQEKNKQFLNLMDTIDQQKEEMNRSNRTTTLRLGKLQEALEDRKSVVNSLKSKLQMTEANLALSLQKALDVEKLLSHTKQTGISMREQQAKELRKEKEESASREAKLRQELASAHEKNLYYRSKVDELERRCKAQQQQLFDLKQELTDTGAELKIRAMQAEELLEAEKKRFRQSRDDTVVLHQKEVDHMARLLEDSEKAAQERMQRLEVTKLGLEEELNRLKVTLANERIHAAEEIQKVRSATQLEEQQHSAVLQDKLRTLAQSRDQAQNQVLQQQQQTGELQAQNSQLGLEIECLKRRIDGFNQELAKKEQQKLAEVTKARLELQERIGHLEAELVAQEGLKEKISTLERQLKVQSNSQREMMLDKEGEIASLVEKLRMKEAEILRMREEDAQRASLLQNAILSYIHRSPLNK from the exons ATGGGGACTCCAGAAATGGACGAACTACAGAGATCCTATGTGAGGCTGTGCCATGAGAGGGGATCAGAACCCCAGGAGGCCGTGCTGAGGCAGCTGGAGGGCGCCAGGGAAACAGCAGGAGGAGGGAGGCTAGACTTGTCCACTCAAAGCCTCTCCATGGACTCATGTGAAGTGCTGGGGATCCTGCTGCAGAATGATGTGACATTTACCCATGTGACCTTGAATGACTGCATGCTGAGCGAAGAAG GATCCAAACATCTTCTTCATGGCTTGCGTTCCAATTCTGTAATAAAGCACCTTGACTTGAAG GGCAATAATTTGCGagctgagggtgctgaggtttTAGGAAAGTTTTTGAGACACAACTCGTCGCTGATCAG ctTGACCCTGGAGTGGAATAACCTGGGCATGTTAGACAATGCTTTTTCTCTGTTTTGTGATGGGCTCTCCTTCAATCAAACACTGAGAAAACTGGATCTGCGCAACAACCAGATTAACCACACGGGGGCAGAGGAGCTGTCTATGGCCCTGAAACACAACTTCTCTTTACAAGAACTTG atctGCGCTGGAATAACATGGGTTTGCTTGGAGGGAGGGCCATGCTGAGCTGTATGGAAACTAACCGAAATCTGCTGAAGCTGGAGCTGTCTGGGAACAACATCCCTAGTGATATCTTGAAGGCGATTG AGCAGGCTGTTGAACACAACCAGGAAAGACAGACATTGAAGAGAGATACTGTAAACCAGAGGCAGATCCTCACTAAAGAAGTCCAAAGTCTGAAGCAAGAAAAGAATAAGCAG TTCCTAAACCTGATGGACACCATTGATCAGCAGAAGGAGGAAATGAACCGCAGCAACAG AACAACCACTCTGCGGCTCGGAAAGCTTCAGGAAGCCTTGGAAGACCGGAAATCGGTGGTTAACTCCTTAAAATCCAA gTTGCAGATGACGGAAGCCAACTTGGCTTTATCACTGCAGAAAGCACTAGACGTGGAGAAGCTCCTGAGCCACACAAAGCAAACTGGCATTAGCATGAGGGAACAACAGGCCAAGGAActgaggaaggagaaggag GAGTCTGCATCTCGGGAAGCAAAACTTAGGCAAGAATTGGCATCTGCACATGAGAAAAATCTTTATTATCGCAGCAAG GTGGATGAGCTGGAACGGCGTTGCAAAGCCCAGCAGCAACAGCTGTTTGATCTGAAGCAGGAGCTGACGGACACAGGGGCTGAGCTGAAAATCAGAGCAATGCAGGCTGAAG AACTTCTGGAAGCTGAGAAGAAGAGATTCCGTCAGTCAAGAGATGACACGGTTGTTTTACATCAGAAAGAG GTGGACCACATGGCACGTCTCTTGGAGGACAGTGAGAAAGCCGCCCAAGAAAGGATGCAGCGCCTGGAAGTTACAAAGTTGGGACTGGAGGAG GAGCTGAATAGGCTGAAGGTAACCTTAGCCAATGAGAGGATTCATGCAGCAGAGGAGATCCAAAAGGTCCGCAGTGCGACACAGCTGGAGGAG CAGCAGCATTCTGCCGTTCTACAGGACAAGCTACGGACCCTTGCTCAGTCCCGAGATCAGGCTCAGAATCAAGTTCTACAGCaacagcagcagacaggagagctgcaggccCAGAACAGCCAACTAGGCCTTGAAATAGAGTGTCTGAAAAGGAGGATTGATGGGTTCAATCAG GAACTGGCCAAGAAAGAGCAACAGAAATTGGCTGAAGTCACAAAAGCGCGCCTTGAGCTTCAAGAGCGAATCGGACACCTTGAAGCAGAGCTGGTGGCTCAGGAGGGCCTTAAAGAGAAAATAAGCACTCTGGAGAGGCAGCTGAAAG TGCAATCCAACTCCCAACGTGAGATGATGCTGGACAAGGAGGGTGAGATCGCTTCATTGGTGGAGAAACTTCGAATGAAGGAAGCAGAGATTTTGAGGATGCGAGAGGAGGATGCACAGAGAGCTAGTCTGCTACAAAATGCCATTTTATCCTATATCCACAGATCTCCACTTAATAAGTAG